In the genome of Persephonella sp. KM09-Lau-8, one region contains:
- a CDS encoding aminodeoxychorismate/anthranilate synthase component II, translating to MKIFMIDNYDSFTYNIVQYFYELGADVLVKRNDEIDIDYIKSLDDIDAIVISPGPCTPNEAGISVQTIKEFKGIYPILGVCLGHQSIGTAFGAKIVKAKCLMHGKTSDIYHIGEGLFKGIPSPFKAVRYHSLVIDKETLPEDIKITAWTKEDDEIMAIEHTKYPIWGVQFHPESILTEYGKKLLKNFMELAQKSKGKLKTISNS from the coding sequence ATGAAGATATTTATGATAGATAATTATGACTCATTTACATATAACATAGTTCAGTATTTTTATGAACTTGGGGCAGATGTTTTAGTCAAAAGAAATGATGAGATAGATATTGATTATATAAAATCCCTTGATGATATAGATGCTATTGTTATATCACCGGGACCCTGCACCCCTAATGAAGCCGGTATTTCTGTTCAGACTATAAAAGAGTTTAAAGGCATCTATCCGATTTTAGGTGTTTGTCTTGGTCATCAATCTATTGGAACTGCTTTTGGGGCAAAAATAGTAAAGGCAAAATGTCTTATGCACGGGAAAACTTCCGATATTTACCACATAGGAGAAGGCTTGTTTAAAGGAATACCATCTCCTTTCAAAGCGGTCAGATATCATTCCCTTGTTATAGATAAAGAAACTTTACCTGAGGATATTAAAATAACAGCATGGACTAAAGAAGATGATGAAATAATGGCTATAGAGCACACAAAATATCCAATCTGGGGAGTTCAGTTTCATCCAGAGTCTATTCTTACAGAATACGGTAAAAAGTTGCTAAAAAACTTTATGGAGCTCGCTCAAAAATCAAAAGGGAAATTAAAAACTATATCAAACTCCTGA
- a CDS encoding bifunctional diguanylate cyclase/phosphodiesterase: protein MNLNFKNRKVKFFYTITGLLAALSFVLYIYNRILPSVEKDLEERIVHTSTIDVINAIKNTININLPEEDLIKKVFEDEDYRENLSRELSVFLSDRLEYIFLIFKEKGKYRYLLDVSKKNDRIFPGFLFVPLSDEEKIIKKVFDTKKEQVVIHKDINTVGITYYLPVIQNGQIKSVLIADFSFETLEEIKELIGNIKKILLIAGGVIIGLIGFSGYSFYRNVLLKERIFVDSLTGVYNRTYLDNLYSSLDLNSYVILLLDVDYFKNVNDTYGHQVGDEILKNVAKILKENLRGEDYIIRYGGEEFLILLKKSIDDKEGKWAVHVAEKLLDKIRNHKYKDINITASIGINLETSESRDLTDAIKKADIALYKAKNSGRDRVEIYSSQEEKGNITLAELKEIIENKKVLCWYQPVINIKTGEPLYFEALARIYHQGKFLPPPKFVDLIKGTFMYAKFTKAIIEYNLEILKNYPELIVSINMSPSDFINETTVDLLLSANKDIINRLKLEVLETEEIHNYESLKNNLNKLIEAGYQIVLDDFGAGYVDFYYITDIEAEYLKLDGSIIRQLPDSEKYYKLTKHLVSFCKDMGKIPIAEFVENEGILNALFELGIEYGQGYYFSRPLPVDEIIKKYFS from the coding sequence ATGAATCTTAATTTTAAAAATAGAAAAGTAAAATTCTTCTATACAATAACGGGACTTTTAGCGGCACTTTCGTTTGTTTTATATATTTATAACAGAATTCTTCCTTCTGTTGAGAAAGATCTTGAGGAGAGAATTGTTCATACTTCCACAATAGACGTTATTAATGCCATAAAAAATACAATAAATATAAATCTTCCTGAAGAAGATTTGATTAAGAAAGTGTTTGAAGATGAAGATTACAGAGAAAACTTGTCCAGAGAGTTATCTGTTTTTTTATCAGACAGATTAGAATACATATTTTTGATTTTTAAGGAAAAAGGTAAGTATAGATATCTACTTGATGTAAGTAAGAAAAATGACCGAATCTTTCCAGGATTTTTATTTGTGCCTCTTTCTGATGAAGAAAAAATTATTAAAAAAGTATTTGATACTAAAAAAGAGCAGGTTGTAATCCATAAGGATATAAATACAGTAGGTATAACCTATTATTTACCTGTGATACAGAATGGACAGATTAAATCTGTGCTAATTGCCGACTTTTCTTTTGAAACTCTTGAGGAAATAAAAGAGCTTATAGGTAATATCAAAAAAATCCTGTTGATTGCAGGTGGGGTGATAATAGGGCTAATAGGATTTTCAGGATATTCATTTTATAGAAATGTGCTTCTTAAAGAAAGAATATTTGTTGATTCTCTTACAGGGGTTTATAACAGAACTTATCTTGATAATTTATACAGCTCACTGGATTTAAACAGTTATGTAATTTTGCTACTGGATGTTGATTATTTTAAAAATGTTAATGATACCTATGGACATCAGGTTGGAGATGAAATTCTGAAGAATGTAGCAAAGATACTCAAGGAAAATCTTCGGGGAGAGGATTATATAATCAGATATGGGGGAGAAGAATTTCTGATATTGCTCAAAAAAAGTATAGATGATAAAGAGGGTAAGTGGGCGGTTCATGTGGCAGAAAAACTTCTGGATAAGATAAGAAATCACAAATATAAAGATATCAATATAACAGCCTCAATAGGAATTAATCTTGAAACTTCAGAATCCAGAGATCTAACAGATGCGATTAAAAAGGCTGATATAGCCCTTTACAAAGCAAAGAATAGCGGCAGGGATAGAGTCGAAATATATTCCAGCCAGGAAGAAAAGGGAAATATCACTCTGGCAGAACTAAAAGAAATAATAGAGAACAAAAAAGTTTTATGCTGGTATCAGCCAGTTATTAATATCAAGACAGGAGAACCTTTGTATTTTGAAGCCCTTGCAAGAATATATCATCAGGGGAAATTCCTTCCACCACCAAAATTTGTTGATCTTATTAAAGGAACATTTATGTATGCAAAATTTACCAAGGCAATAATAGAATATAATCTGGAAATACTTAAAAATTATCCAGAATTGATAGTGAGTATAAACATGTCTCCTTCTGATTTTATTAATGAAACTACAGTTGATTTATTACTTTCAGCAAATAAAGATATAATCAATAGGTTAAAATTGGAAGTTCTTGAAACAGAAGAGATACATAACTACGAATCCTTGAAAAATAATTTAAATAAACTGATTGAAGCAGGATATCAAATTGTGCTGGATGATTTTGGAGCAGGATATGTGGACTTTTATTATATAACTGATATAGAGGCTGAATATCTTAAGTTGGATGGTTCAATTATCAGACAATTACCGGATAGTGAGAAGTATTACAAACTTACCAAACATCTTGTCTCTTTCTGTAAAGATATGGGAAAAATTCCTATAGCAGAGTTTGTTGAGAATGAAGGAATCTTAAATGCACTGTTTGAACTGGGAATTGAGTATGGGCAGGGATATTATTTCTCAAGACCTCTGCCGGTAGATGAAATAATCAAGAAATATTTTTCTTGA
- a CDS encoding TonB-dependent receptor produces MKKKVILAFCGVLLSGNVFASSESILSLMKKYEEASDLSKRTREESLGHLLVFTRKDLETMHIYTLSDLLKIIPLNNRIPNNYGVETLVFPGGGCNIPIIYRLYIDDHEVSSINTYSPFLTYDRYPLDHIDHVEIYYSSGAISVTTEPSKIIIKLYTKEPKRENATKFRISVSSKKSYAFNIFAAYQRNENLSYLVNFSKSYFRFPRPRINNQTVNRNQFRKDLFFKLNYYETQVELSLSDVKRGGFFGLSGDKAPDFAHTCSFDSYLVVSQKFDKNTKLVLSYDFQKRKYKELNKATDGGIIIPKLFNLHRPPIIEYYEKVNFHKFAAVLNKKIKTENNLLLLGTFWRYYNEDRITNYYKNVLNIKYDLTDAPRVKNYYIGSVYLENSYNINDKNLIILGANLDKFKFYGQKSKNRLNLRAGFISFVNSKLMFKGFASRYYVIPSMLMIELSEKTRLEPMMINAYTGEVSYKFGSNEIKGFAGYYRIDNIVKLDRRQFVMKNSGESENFHEYGITFKRNFNNNLYSEINYWFTDVGKGFFSPDRGGYFRLGGDFDRLKLYTDLIYKGDYKPYGIHVKESYDLRLSLSYNLPDDWNLTITGDNLLNRGEKKAYMDIFRNKGVISVYDRQIILTVEKLF; encoded by the coding sequence ATGAAGAAGAAAGTAATTTTAGCGTTTTGCGGGGTTTTATTATCAGGAAATGTTTTTGCCTCATCAGAAAGTATACTTTCATTGATGAAAAAGTATGAAGAAGCATCAGATTTATCTAAAAGGACACGGGAAGAAAGCTTGGGTCATCTTTTAGTTTTCACAAGAAAAGATCTGGAAACAATGCATATATATACATTATCAGATCTTCTTAAGATAATACCGTTAAATAATAGAATACCTAATAATTATGGAGTTGAAACACTTGTATTTCCAGGGGGAGGATGTAATATTCCCATAATCTATAGACTATATATAGATGACCATGAAGTAAGTTCTATTAATACTTATAGCCCATTTCTTACCTATGATAGATATCCCCTTGATCATATAGATCATGTTGAGATTTATTATTCTTCAGGAGCTATCAGTGTAACAACAGAGCCATCAAAAATAATAATAAAACTTTATACAAAAGAGCCTAAAAGGGAAAATGCTACCAAGTTTAGGATCTCTGTAAGTTCAAAAAAATCCTATGCATTTAATATTTTTGCAGCTTACCAGAGAAACGAGAATCTTTCTTATCTGGTTAACTTCAGCAAGTCATATTTTAGATTTCCAAGACCCAGAATAAACAATCAGACTGTTAACAGAAATCAGTTTCGTAAGGATCTATTTTTTAAACTAAACTACTATGAGACTCAAGTTGAGCTTTCTCTGTCTGATGTCAAAAGAGGAGGATTCTTTGGCCTGTCTGGAGATAAAGCTCCAGATTTTGCCCATACATGTTCATTTGATAGTTATCTGGTTGTTTCCCAGAAGTTTGATAAAAACACAAAACTTGTGCTTTCTTACGATTTCCAAAAAAGAAAGTATAAAGAACTTAATAAAGCTACAGATGGAGGGATTATAATACCGAAGCTATTCAATCTACATCGACCTCCGATTATTGAGTATTATGAAAAGGTGAATTTTCATAAATTTGCAGCTGTATTGAACAAAAAAATCAAAACAGAGAATAATCTCCTTCTGTTAGGAACTTTCTGGAGATATTATAACGAGGATAGAATAACCAATTATTATAAAAATGTCCTTAATATAAAATATGATCTGACTGATGCTCCAAGGGTAAAGAACTATTATATTGGGTCTGTATATCTGGAAAACAGCTACAACATAAATGATAAAAATCTGATAATTTTAGGAGCCAATCTGGATAAATTCAAATTCTATGGTCAAAAGAGTAAGAACAGACTGAACCTGAGAGCCGGTTTTATATCCTTTGTAAACTCGAAATTAATGTTCAAAGGTTTCGCATCAAGATATTATGTGATTCCATCTATGCTTATGATTGAACTTTCTGAAAAAACACGGCTTGAACCTATGATGATTAATGCATATACAGGAGAAGTTAGTTATAAATTTGGTTCTAATGAGATAAAAGGGTTTGCAGGATATTACAGAATAGATAATATTGTTAAACTGGATCGTCGTCAATTTGTAATGAAAAACAGTGGTGAATCTGAGAATTTCCATGAATACGGAATCACATTTAAAAGGAATTTCAACAACAATCTGTATTCTGAAATCAATTACTGGTTTACAGATGTTGGAAAAGGATTTTTCTCTCCAGATAGGGGAGGATATTTCAGGTTAGGAGGAGATTTTGACAGGCTCAAATTATATACAGATCTTATTTACAAGGGAGATTATAAACCTTATGGTATTCATGTTAAAGAAAGTTATGATCTTAGATTATCCCTTTCTTACAACCTGCCTGACGACTGGAATCTTACAATAACAGGGGATAATCTGCTTAACAGAGGAGAGAAAAAAGCATATATGGATATTTTCAGAAACAAAGGTGTTATATCGGTTTATGATAGACAAATAATACTAACTGTAGAGAAACTATTTTGA
- a CDS encoding UvrD-helicase domain-containing protein encodes MPNINYIASAGTGKTHKLVELVIDKVLNEDIPLKDMLILTFSEKAATEIKERIAKRIKELLSENSLNKEEKVRLHRQLIFLDNSYIGTFHSVFLRFLKRFPEKSKIDNSFSILPEGQIDQWLELLFDKWIEADFENDKDRWEEILGLFEGKINLVKKFLKALYRNRLKLSFSEINLENQKQEIQKIKKQIFEVKEEFIENPIYEILKNAEKEYPQAFKLKPSEILNAIENDAILSLRLEEFFIKKSISNSVPADLKKELKLITKSPEFLHLQNKLIGLIKEYQQEFADYRANLILSKFYQFLDFVEKEKTEKKIIDFDDILQKTLELLEDNQATEHLKDQFKYIFVDEFQDTDRIQTEILKRISDHNIYVFGDPKQCIYTWRNADLDIYFDFLEKNNFQDKILDTNYRSTPQLVEFFNRLFSDTEILAHIKEEFRKPVKPSKNNSIEDPAVRLISIKDTPEKREIIAEAFATAKVINQLVSNGRYDYKDISILFDRNDDINEFLNIFNQLGIPAVSLTNIRYSQLPEIRLLIDCLRFIENPEDSLMATCILKSPVVTASDEEIYGNGLKSEHRFFRLLKELSDQKYKLSVEQIIDRIFQESPFLEVFSVMEEGLQKVKNLKMVKALAKKKTFDNISLQEFIRFLEDYESTPINSEDNAVQLMTMHKSKGLQNEVIIIPLIWKNFNLKLFGNIHIYEDKPLIYLSKAKSRLLNDENIEKFLKDRILQEKIRLFYVATTRAKEQLIFISANNKGGKNSILSLINEFLPDKTGIYQEEFRYEDIIPESKAQQTEPIDLQQLRDIEQKEKKIKNISFDKERFTSVTKLMEEDKEEISFEKKSEENLGIYIGILTHEVLEDLDFESFSVEQVERLIQQKKNIVPQHLQEKVVHQVKTLMAKFENSNIHIELKNSRILFRELPFTLKDNSLFVEGRIDIVYEKDGEICIMDFKTNRYETLGEEKKIISQYRKQKEYYLKAIDRLFPNKNINFKLGLLWTDKVILII; translated from the coding sequence ATGCCTAATATAAACTACATAGCATCAGCAGGAACCGGAAAGACACACAAACTTGTTGAGCTTGTAATAGACAAGGTTTTAAATGAGGATATACCCTTAAAAGATATGCTTATTCTCACATTTTCAGAAAAGGCAGCCACAGAGATAAAAGAAAGAATAGCCAAAAGAATAAAAGAACTGCTGTCTGAGAACTCACTAAACAAAGAAGAAAAAGTCCGTCTCCACAGACAGCTGATATTCCTTGATAACAGTTATATAGGGACATTTCACAGTGTATTTTTGAGATTTTTAAAGAGATTTCCTGAAAAATCAAAAATAGATAATAGTTTTTCAATACTGCCTGAAGGTCAAATAGACCAGTGGCTTGAGCTATTGTTTGACAAATGGATAGAAGCTGATTTTGAAAATGATAAGGACAGATGGGAAGAGATTTTAGGTTTATTTGAGGGGAAAATAAATCTGGTTAAAAAATTTCTGAAAGCCTTATACCGTAACCGTTTAAAACTAAGTTTTTCAGAAATTAACCTTGAAAATCAAAAACAGGAAATACAGAAAATAAAAAAACAGATTTTTGAAGTAAAAGAGGAGTTTATTGAAAATCCTATTTATGAAATTTTGAAAAATGCAGAAAAAGAGTATCCTCAGGCTTTTAAATTAAAGCCATCTGAGATTTTGAATGCAATTGAAAATGATGCCATTTTAAGTCTTAGACTGGAGGAATTTTTTATAAAAAAAAGCATATCTAACAGCGTTCCAGCAGACCTGAAGAAAGAGCTTAAACTGATAACCAAATCCCCTGAATTTCTGCATCTACAAAACAAACTTATAGGCTTAATCAAAGAATACCAGCAGGAGTTTGCTGATTATAGAGCAAATCTTATTTTATCCAAATTTTATCAATTCCTTGATTTTGTTGAAAAAGAGAAAACTGAGAAAAAAATAATTGATTTTGATGATATTCTCCAGAAAACTCTGGAACTACTTGAGGATAATCAGGCTACTGAACATCTAAAAGACCAGTTTAAATATATATTTGTTGATGAGTTTCAGGATACAGACAGAATTCAGACGGAAATCTTAAAAAGGATTTCAGACCATAATATATATGTTTTTGGAGACCCTAAACAGTGTATATACACTTGGAGAAATGCTGACCTTGATATTTATTTTGATTTCTTAGAGAAAAATAATTTTCAGGATAAGATACTTGATACAAACTATAGAAGCACACCTCAGCTTGTTGAGTTTTTTAATAGATTATTTTCTGATACAGAAATTCTGGCACATATCAAGGAAGAGTTCAGAAAGCCTGTTAAACCTTCAAAAAATAACAGTATAGAAGACCCAGCAGTAAGACTGATTAGCATAAAAGATACCCCTGAAAAACGGGAAATTATAGCAGAAGCATTTGCAACAGCAAAAGTTATAAATCAACTTGTTTCAAATGGTAGATATGATTACAAGGATATATCCATTTTATTTGACAGGAATGATGATATTAATGAATTTTTAAATATATTCAATCAACTTGGTATCCCTGCAGTTTCTCTAACAAATATCAGATATTCACAATTACCTGAAATCAGGCTATTAATAGATTGTTTAAGATTTATTGAAAATCCAGAAGATAGCCTTATGGCAACCTGTATTCTAAAATCTCCTGTTGTTACGGCTTCAGATGAGGAGATTTATGGAAACGGTCTAAAATCTGAACACAGATTTTTCAGATTGTTAAAAGAACTATCAGACCAGAAATATAAATTATCCGTGGAGCAAATTATAGACAGGATTTTTCAGGAGTCCCCATTTCTTGAGGTGTTTTCTGTTATGGAGGAGGGTCTGCAGAAAGTAAAAAATCTCAAGATGGTCAAAGCACTGGCAAAGAAAAAAACATTTGATAATATTTCCTTGCAGGAATTTATCAGATTTTTAGAGGATTACGAATCAACTCCTATCAACTCTGAAGATAATGCTGTTCAACTTATGACAATGCACAAATCAAAGGGATTGCAAAACGAAGTTATTATTATTCCGTTGATATGGAAAAATTTTAATCTGAAACTTTTTGGAAATATTCATATATATGAAGACAAGCCTCTTATTTATCTGTCAAAAGCAAAAAGCAGGCTATTAAATGATGAAAATATAGAAAAATTCCTTAAAGACAGGATACTGCAAGAAAAAATTAGATTGTTTTATGTTGCAACTACAAGGGCAAAGGAACAGCTAATATTTATTTCAGCAAATAACAAGGGAGGTAAGAATTCTATCTTATCCCTGATAAATGAGTTTTTACCTGATAAAACAGGTATATATCAAGAGGAATTCAGATATGAAGATATAATACCTGAAAGCAAAGCTCAACAAACAGAGCCTATTGATTTACAGCAGTTAAGAGATATCGAACAAAAAGAGAAAAAAATAAAAAACATAAGTTTTGATAAAGAAAGATTTACCTCGGTAACAAAACTGATGGAGGAGGATAAAGAAGAAATTAGTTTTGAGAAAAAATCAGAAGAAAATCTGGGAATTTATATTGGAATTTTAACCCATGAGGTTCTGGAAGATTTAGATTTTGAGAGCTTTTCTGTTGAGCAGGTGGAAAGGCTTATCCAGCAGAAAAAAAATATTGTGCCCCAGCATCTTCAAGAAAAAGTTGTTCATCAGGTCAAAACTTTGATGGCAAAATTTGAAAATTCCAATATTCATATTGAATTAAAAAATAGCCGGATACTTTTCAGAGAATTACCTTTTACATTAAAGGATAACTCCTTATTTGTGGAAGGCAGAATAGATATAGTCTATGAAAAGGATGGAGAGATTTGCATAATGGATTTTAAAACTAATAGATATGAAACATTAGGGGAAGAGAAAAAAATTATTAGTCAGTATCGGAAACAGAAAGAATATTATCTGAAGGCTATTGACAGACTTTTCCCTAATAAAAATATTAATTTTAAATTAGGCCTTTTATGGACAGATAAAGTTATATTAATAATATAA
- a CDS encoding PD-(D/E)XK nuclease family protein, translating to MKERFFCGSYSYLKEKLSEIIIQINKNQPGSKLTFIVHSNQMKQAFKEYLTDKAGILVNAKFYTPIDIAKEIAEVEPIQNFEKQLILKKIMFDNGFELEGLVEEYGLLTQQIKEYEISTGKINNPVVRKIVQDYINLTGKEIIDREDTHKIATSKDTNFQTDYLFIIGIKSVAPIHQKLFKKLKKLSKEIFVFLPFFFDSGYYENHDHFKTLRAFYEELSETPPEIEKTDNPNVKTGKYVYRFFYEDLPVKNPDLQVYQATGIEEEVEYVAIDIVGKLLDRVQPHQIGVIIPDIQKYIPQLKETFRKYNIPYYLFEENRFIDDPIYSRLFGIFQIKLQEFSKESVLKVLSPELLGLPDLDSLYLKILQENNLNSYQDWESFVFEGNNSPLKELLKILDLLPEQANIKEFVRYFEEIKDRYITCEKCKEFLENIFEFLLENRIYSEFFSEISYKEFVSIVETFFNQENKENRKKGDFVSVLTPSAAEGNNFKYIYFLNLNSGVYPSPLREEILATASELGMDYPFHVLMQELANFAAILDKGKQIKLFYTATDTEKRSLYPSVFVNEVIRITEKEPEKIQVQPILYTDFVLHNGDKLASPVSYELTKENFIYDFVNIKKPISPTGFAVYVNCPYKYFWDVIIGVAQEEIDRRQIPAYETGKFIHDILYRYYKGQITTQQIEKEFEEFFEKQKRFLIPAYIPVEYTRIKLLKEKTIDFIKKDELRMKENGIKIDLELLEKELSNGIFKGRIDRAEKDPEGFYYIADYKTGNVKELHKTFEKELKKKYIQLLIYKKLLEQEGKQIKNVAIFAINDHTKKYFYFGENLDFTALEEYLDEMVNQLFSKKFHPEQNDECRYCPYHTFCLKDDIQEQEDA from the coding sequence ATGAAAGAAAGATTTTTTTGTGGAAGCTATTCTTATCTGAAAGAAAAACTCTCGGAAATTATCATTCAGATAAACAAAAACCAGCCTGGAAGCAAACTTACATTTATAGTCCACTCAAACCAGATGAAACAGGCTTTCAAGGAGTATCTAACAGATAAAGCAGGCATACTGGTCAATGCAAAATTTTACACCCCTATTGATATAGCAAAAGAAATTGCAGAAGTAGAGCCTATTCAGAATTTTGAAAAGCAGTTGATATTAAAAAAAATTATGTTTGATAATGGTTTTGAGCTGGAAGGACTTGTTGAGGAGTACGGTCTGTTAACCCAGCAGATTAAAGAGTATGAAATATCCACAGGAAAAATAAATAATCCTGTAGTCAGAAAAATAGTTCAGGATTATATAAATCTAACAGGAAAAGAGATTATAGACAGGGAAGACACACATAAGATTGCAACATCAAAAGACACCAATTTTCAGACTGATTATCTGTTTATAATTGGTATTAAATCAGTTGCCCCTATTCATCAGAAATTATTCAAAAAGCTTAAGAAACTTTCTAAAGAAATATTTGTATTTTTGCCATTTTTCTTTGATAGCGGATATTATGAAAACCACGACCATTTCAAAACCCTGAGAGCCTTTTATGAAGAATTATCAGAAACTCCACCTGAGATAGAAAAAACAGATAACCCAAATGTAAAAACAGGCAAATATGTATATAGATTTTTCTATGAGGATTTACCTGTGAAAAATCCTGATTTACAGGTATATCAGGCAACAGGCATAGAAGAAGAGGTTGAATATGTTGCGATAGATATTGTTGGTAAATTACTTGATAGAGTGCAGCCCCATCAAATAGGAGTTATAATTCCAGATATCCAGAAATATATACCTCAGCTAAAGGAGACTTTCCGAAAATATAACATTCCATATTATCTGTTTGAGGAAAATAGATTTATTGATGACCCGATTTACAGTCGTCTTTTTGGAATTTTCCAGATTAAACTTCAGGAGTTCTCAAAGGAAAGTGTATTAAAGGTTTTATCTCCTGAGCTTCTGGGCTTGCCGGATTTAGACAGTTTATATCTAAAAATTCTTCAGGAAAATAATTTAAATAGTTATCAAGACTGGGAAAGTTTTGTTTTTGAAGGAAATAATTCCCCTTTAAAAGAACTCCTCAAAATTTTAGACTTGCTACCAGAACAGGCAAATATAAAAGAGTTTGTAAGATACTTTGAAGAGATAAAGGACAGATATATAACCTGTGAAAAATGCAAAGAATTCCTTGAAAATATTTTTGAGTTCTTACTGGAAAACAGAATTTACTCTGAATTTTTCTCAGAAATATCCTATAAGGAATTTGTTTCTATAGTAGAAACTTTTTTCAATCAGGAAAATAAAGAAAACCGCAAAAAAGGGGATTTTGTTTCTGTTCTTACTCCTTCAGCTGCCGAGGGAAATAACTTTAAATATATATATTTCTTGAACCTGAATTCTGGAGTTTATCCTTCACCACTACGGGAAGAAATCCTTGCTACTGCTTCAGAGCTGGGAATGGATTATCCCTTTCATGTGCTTATGCAGGAGCTTGCAAATTTTGCAGCAATACTGGACAAAGGCAAACAGATTAAGCTGTTTTACACTGCTACAGATACAGAAAAAAGAAGCCTATACCCATCTGTTTTTGTAAATGAAGTGATTAGAATAACAGAAAAAGAACCTGAAAAAATCCAAGTTCAGCCTATTTTATATACTGATTTTGTTTTACACAACGGAGATAAGCTGGCAAGTCCTGTAAGTTATGAACTTACAAAGGAAAATTTTATTTATGACTTTGTAAATATAAAAAAGCCTATTTCCCCGACAGGCTTTGCTGTTTATGTAAACTGCCCATATAAATACTTCTGGGATGTGATTATTGGAGTAGCTCAGGAAGAAATTGACAGAAGACAAATTCCTGCCTATGAGACAGGGAAGTTCATACATGATATTTTATACAGGTATTATAAGGGACAAATTACCACCCAACAGATTGAAAAAGAGTTTGAGGAATTTTTTGAAAAACAAAAAAGATTTCTAATTCCTGCCTATATCCCTGTGGAATATACAAGAATAAAGCTTTTAAAAGAAAAGACCATAGATTTTATTAAAAAAGATGAACTCAGAATGAAAGAAAATGGAATAAAAATAGATTTAGAGCTCCTTGAAAAAGAGTTATCAAATGGAATATTCAAAGGCAGAATAGACAGAGCAGAAAAAGACCCTGAAGGCTTTTATTATATAGCAGATTATAAAACCGGTAATGTAAAAGAATTACATAAAACATTTGAAAAAGAACTAAAGAAAAAATACATTCAGCTGCTTATATACAAAAAACTTCTTGAACAGGAAGGCAAACAGATTAAAAATGTGGCAATATTTGCCATAAATGACCATACAAAAAAATATTTTTATTTTGGGGAAAATCTTGATTTTACTGCCCTTGAAGAGTATCTGGATGAGATGGTAAATCAGCTTTTCAGCAAAAAATTCCATCCTGAACAAAATGATGAATGTAGGTATTGCCCTTACCACACATTTTGTTTGAAAGACGACATACAGGAGCAGGAAGATGCCTAA